AATCAGCCAGTAGAGAGGCGGAATTGACATCGGGAGCCTGACCAGTAAGATTTTTCCATACTTGTTGTAAGGCACTACCACCCATACGGCTGTGACCCTGTCCCAAATCAATTGCTAGCAGTGTAGTATCGGGTATATTTTGTAGCTCCGGTGTGACGGTGTGGCAGACGTTGTTTACTGGTGCAAAGGCGGTAATCACTGCTGTGAGTGGTGACACCACTCTTTTTTCCTCACCGTTATCATGCCAGATGGTTTGCATAGAGAGAGAATCTTTACCAACTGGTATACTCAGCTCTAGTTGTTGGCACAGTGTTGATACTGCTGCCACTGTTTCATACAGACGGGCATCTTCACCAGCAAAACCACAGGCTGCCATCCAGTTGGCAGAGAGTTTGATTTTATCTAGCGTGCCAATGTCTGCAGCAGCAATGTTGGTTACTGCTTCGCCGATGGCCATGCGTCCTGAAGCAGCGCCGGAAAATAAAGCCAGAGGTGATTTTTCACCCATGCTCATGGCCTCGCCCAGCAGCGTGTTAAAGCCCATTTTTGTTACGGCTACGTCTGCAACAGGAGTCTGGAATCGTCCGACCATCTGGTCACGATGGGTCAGTCCACCGACACTGCGGTCACCAATGGTAATTAAAAATTGTTTACTGGCTACGGTTGGCAGGCGTAATACACGGTACAGGCTTTCGCGTATGTCTAGCCTGCTGCCGTCAAAAGCTGGGATAAATTCGGTAACGGTACAATCAGTACGGGTAATTCGGGGTGGTTTGCCCAATAATACATCCAGCGAAATATCTACCGGCAGATTGTCAAATAAATCATCGCGTAACTTTAATTGCCCATCATCAGTGGCAGTGCCTACTATAGCGAACGGACATCGTTCACGCTGGCAAATGTTTTGAAAGGTAGCCAAATTTTGAGGCAATATAGCCAGCACATAGCGTTCCTGTGCTTCATTACACCAGATTTGCAGTGGGTTCAGGCCATGTTCTTCCAAGGGAATGCGGCGTAACTCAAATGTGGCACCGCGACCGGCATCGTTTACCAATTCGGGAAAGGCATTGGATAGACCGCCTGCACCGACATCGTGAATGGATATAACCGGATTATCGGTGCCCATCTGCCAGCAGCGGTCAATAACTTCTTGTGCCCGCCGTTCCATTTCTGGATTGCCGCGCTGTACGGAATCAAAATCCAGGTCGGCGTGATTAGCGCCGGTGCTCATGCTAGAAGCTGCGCCACCGCCCAGTCCGATTAGTAATCCCGGACCGCCAAGCTGAATAAGTAATGCTCCGGCTGGAATGGTATCTTTGAAAACCTGTTGTGCCTGAATATTTCCAAGACCGCCGGCAATCATGATTGGTTTGTGAAAACCACGCATAGTGCCGCTGAATAATTCTTCAAAGGTGCGGAAATAACCCAGCAAATTGGGGCGACCAAATTCGTTGTTAAATGCTGCACTGCCTATCGGGCCATCAAGCATGATATCGAGGGCACTGCTGATGTGTGTCGGCTTACCGTACTGATTACGGCTGGCTGTGTATTGTTCCCAAGGCTGGGTAAATTCGGGGATGGAAAGGTTGGATACGCTGAAACCGCTTAACCCCGCTTTAGGACGAGCTCCCTTTCCGGTTGCGCCCTCATCGCGGATTTCTCCGCCCGAACCAGTGGCTGCACCTGCGAAGGGAGCAATGGCAGTCGGATGATTGTGGGTTTCCACTTTCATCAAAATGTGGGTTTCTTCCGCATTATATTGATATTGCTGTTGTTGATTAGGCTGCGGATAGAAGCGTTCAATATTCGCACCAGTAATAATGGATGAATTGTCTTTATATGCTACCAGTGTACCTTGGGGGTGTGCCTGATGAGTAGCGCGGATTAGGCCAAACAAGGATTGCGGCTGGGTTTTGCCATCAATAATAAATTCTGCATTAAAAATTTTGTGGCGACAATGTTCTGAGTTTGCTTGTGCAAACATCATCAGCTCAACGTCGCTGGGATTGCGTTGTAGCTGCTGATAATTTTCTGCCAAATAATCAATTTCATCTGCGGACAAAGCCAAGCCCATTTGCCGGTTGGCTGTTTCCAGTGCGCTTTTGTCATCAGCTAGTACGTCTATATAATTGAAGCTCTGTGCTGATGAGGTATGAAAAAGTTTTATTGCTTCTTTCTCTGACGTAAGCACACTTTCAGTCATGCGGTCATGCAATATTGTTTGCCATTTATCCTGTTCCTGCTGGCTGAGCTGGCGTGAAAAAGAATACAGAATACCACGCTCGATGCGTTCAATCATGCTCAGCCCACAATTGCGGGCAATATCGGTGGCTTTGGAGGACCAGGGAGAAATGGTGCCCAATCGAGGAATAATAAGTAGCTGAGTTCCAGACAGTTTGTGGCTGCTCTGTGGTCTGGCACGCAACAGTTGTAATAATTTCTGTTGATTGTCGGATGTGATTTCGGCGGATGAAGCCACGAAATAGCGGTATTCGCTGTTTATCTGAATCTCGCAGTTCAGTTGCAGTTTTGCTGCCTGCTGTAACAGTTTTTCGATACGGAATGGTGAAAGTGCGGCCTCGCCGCACAGTGACAGTACAACTGACATGATGAGGTAAGCTCACTTTGATAGTGGGTTTTGGCTGAGGCGCAATTTTACGCGAAAAACAAGAGTTTTGCTTAATTTTATGTTGTAAGGCAGTGCTGGTTTGAGTTTCAGATACGGTTATGGTAGTTTTTACTTGTGTGGATACAGTTATAGGGAAGTGCACGTATGAAAAAGATTGAAGCAATTGTAAAGCCGTTTAAACTGGACGATGTTCGGGAAGCCTTGTCTGACGTTGGTTTTAGTGGCATGACTGTATCTGAGGTGAAAGGATTTGGGCGCCAGAAGGGGCACACAGAAATATATCGTGGTGCGGAGTATGCAGTGGATTTTTTACCCAAGGTAAAAATTGAGCTGGTATTGCCAGATGATCGGGTAGAGCAGGCTATTGAAACTATTGTAGCTGCCGCACATTCGGGCAAAATTGGTGATGGTAAAATTTTTGTATTGCCAGTAGAAGAAGCGGTACGTATACGTACCGGTGAGCAGAACGAATCAGCTATTTAATCGCAGTCTTGAAATACAACCCGTCTAAAAGCGCAGACTATTAATAGTATCTGTGCATTTAGACGGTTTATTTTTGTTTGAGACTTAATGATTCAGTGACCCAGAATGCCGCCACAAGGCAAACATGATTAAACTGGCTATAAAAAATTTAAGTAAATCAAAACCGGCAAAGGGTAGATAGCCAAGTTCTACTGCATGATAAATGCCGATATGCAGATAAAATGCCAGATAAACAACTCCAAACACAAAAATAATTTGATGTGCCAGAGCAAATGCACATAAGCCGCTTAGAAAATGCCGATCATAGCCTCGCTCAGCAGCTAGTCCAGCCAGATAGGCACTGACAACAAATCCGTATAGGTAACCTGCAGAAGCTGAAACCAGTACGTTAATGCCGCCATGGCCGCCAGCAAAAAATGGCAATCCGCATGCACCAAGTAGTAGATACTCAAGTATAGCCAAAACACCAAGCTTGCGCCCAAGGCCGGCACCGGTCAGTAATACTGCTAGTGATTGTAGGGATAATGGCACTGGCTGCAATGGGATACTAATATTGGCGGATAAAGCCATCATTAATGCGGCGATGGTGGTGGCCAGTAACTGGTACTGCCATCCTGTTATTAAATAACGTTGCTGAAGATAAGGTTGATGGGTTTGAGTCAGTGTAGTAATCATGAAACGCCGTCGATATAATTGAGATACGGTGAAGAAATAATCAGCCAGATAAAAAAAGCGGCCGCAGCCGCTTTATTGATGGTTTATAGTACGTATCGAGCCAGATCTTCGTCTTCGACTATATCCTGCAAACGCGCATTAACATAAGCTGCATCAATGGCGATGTCTCCTGCAGGCGCTTCAAAGGATACTTCTTCGAGTAGCTTTTCCATAACCGTGTGCAAGCGGCGTGCGCCAATATTTTCGGTTTTTTCATTCACTTGAAAAGCAATTTCTGCAATCCGAGCAATACCATCTTCGGTAAATTGTAATTTCACATCGTCTGTTGCCAGTAAAGCTGTATATTGTTCAGTCAGATTGGCATTTGTGCTGGTCAGGATGGCTTTAAAGTCGTCCACACTTAAATTTTTCAGTTCCACGCGAATGGGAAAGCGGCCTTGTAATTCTGGTATCAGGTCGCTGGGACGACTGAGATGAAATGCACCAGAAGCAATAAACAGCACATGATCGGTTTTAATCATGCCATATTTGGTTTGAACGGTTGTACCTTCCACAAGTGGGAGTAAGTCGCGCTGAACGCCCTGACGTGATACGTCGCCACCATGGCGGTTGCTGTCTGTAGCAATTTTGTCAATTTCATCCAGAAAGACAATACCGTTCTGCTCTACTGCTTTGATGGCTTGTTCACGTAATTCATCCTCGCTGATGAGTTTGGCAGCTTCTTCATCCAGCAATATCTTCATCGCTGCGCTGACTTTCATTTTCTGCGCTTTGGTTTTACCCTGACCCATGTTGCTAAACATGTCTTGCAGCTGGTTGGTAAAATCTTCCATTCCTGGAGGACCCATTACCGACATGGCTGGTGAAGGAGTGGCGGCAATTTCAACTTCAATTTCTTTATCATCCAATTCTCCTTTACGTAACATCTGCCGGAATTTTTGCCGTGTATGATTTTCCGGTTGAGCCTCCTGTGGTTCTCCTGCAAAGCCAACTGTGCGTGGAGGAGGTAGTAGCGCATCTAAAACGCGGTTTTCTGCGGCATCCTGAGCTCGGTCGCGGTTTTTTGCAATGGTCTGGCTGCGGATGTTTTTTAAGGCTATTTCAATCAAATCGCGAATGATGCTGTCTACGTCGCGGCCGACATAGCCAACTTCAGTAAATTTGGTAGCTTCTACCTTGATAAAGGGTGCATTGGCCAGACGGGCAAGACGGCGTGCAATTTCGGTTTTACCTACGCCGGTGGGGCCGATCATGAGAATATTTTTCGGGACAATTTCACTTTGTAATGGTTCGGCAACTTTGCTGCGGCGGTAGCGGTTTCTCAATGCGACCGCTACTGCGCGCTTGGCCTGATTCTGGCCGATAATGTGTTTATCCAGTTCATGAACGATTTCGTTTGGTGTCATTACTACTGTACTCATCTTGTTCCTATCATAGGGCTGAACCGATACTAATGATTTAAACTATCGGTCAAGACAATTATAAAGTTTCGATTGTATGGCTCTGGTTGGTGTAGATGCAGATATCACCGGCAATTTCCAGTGATTTTTTAACCACCACTTCAGGTTCAAGTTCCGTATTTTCCATCAGTGCCCGCGCAGCAGACTGAGCGAATGCACCACCGGAACCAATCGCAGCAATGCTTTGTTCTGGTTCAAGTACGTCACCATTACCAGTAATCACTAAGGTATTTTTTTTGTCGGCTACAATCAGCATGGCTTCCAGTCGGCGTAAAGCGCGGTCGGTACGCCATTCTTTGGCCAGTTCAATGGCAGCCAGCATCAGCTTGCCCTGATGTTTCTGTAATTTGCTTTCAAACAGTTCTATAAGTGTGAAGGCATCGGCAGTGCCGCCAGCAAATCCAGCCAGCACTTGATTGTTATAAAGTTTCCGTACTTTACGTGCAGTACCTTTAATAATAGTGTTCCCCAATGTCACTTGACCATCGCCACCGATGGCGACGTTTTCGCCGCGCCGAACGGAAATAATGGTGGTGCCGTCAAATTGTTGCATGTCTTATGATCCTTTGCTGATCAACAGTCGCCATAACTGTTGGGAAAAATAACTGCCTTTAAATAAGGGCGCTGATGCAGGCTTTCAAGACATCAGGATGAGAGTAAATAGGCCTAATGAATATGTCTTAAGTATGAGTTGCCGGATACAGCCATAAGTTTAAGCCTGAATTGCATCAGTAAAAAAAACGGCAACCTCTGTGGCTGCCGTTTTTTAAACATGGCTACTTATTTTTTGTGTTTGTATACTTTTTTGGTAGTTACAGTTTTAGTAGTTCTAACAGTTTTTGTTTTTGCAGGAGCTGCAGCAACAGCAACGGTACCATTATCAACTACACAGTTTTGAGTAACGATTTGCGGAACAATTCTTTCCTGACCATTAACAACCTGTTTGCTAGGCTGTAATAAGCCTAAAGCGCCTACTTTATCTACAGTATCGCTAGTAGCAATTGCTGTTTTCCAAGTGATACCTTCAGGAGAAACGAATGTATTGTAATTTACGTCACGCGCATCACGCATCATCACTGGAGAAAGTTTACCCTGATAGTTTACCTGTGCAGCCACAACGTTTTGGCCTTGTAGACCATACATTACACGTAAGTTGTTTTTAGCGTTGCCAGTACCGCATAGGTAAGAAACTTCTTTACGTCCGTCAATCTGTACATTGGCAGTAGTAGCAGCGGCAGTTGCAGTTGATTGTGCAGCGGGGGCTTTGTGATGAGATTTGGAAGCACAACCAGTCAGTGCAAGCATTAACAACACAGCAGGAACTAGAACTTTTTTCATGACAACTCCTTCAAGTATTTATGAATAAATTATTAGATAACATAAGCCATGATACTTGGCTTAGGTAAAGAAGCAATAGATGTATCTTAGTCTTTTTTAGCTAATGTAGGTTAGTATTAAAAATGACCAAATAAACGTTATCGTTACTGAGTTAATAGTACATGATTAAAAAACTCTGCACAACTCAATGTTTTAAGAACATAAACTATTTATCACTTTGATAAAGGTAATATTTTAATTATTATTTTACCGGCATTTAATTTTCAAAATTTAACTTTGTTTGACTTGGTGTCTGTACCACGCTTCCGTTTTTAAGGTTGTAAGCTGTGAGACTTCCGCCCCATAGTGCTCCGGTATCGACACAAACAACATTGTCTTGATGGTACAGTCCTAATGCTGACCAATGGCCAAATAAAATAGTTCTGTCTGTGTTTTGTCTCGCAGGTGCTTTGAACCATGGCATTAACTGAGATGGCATATCACCAAGCATACCTTTGTAATCAAAATCCATGGCGCCATCAACGGTAAGTGCACGCATACGTGTGAAGCTGTTAGTAATAAAACGCAGCCGTTCATCGCCATTGAGGTTGTTGTTCCAGCGTACAGGTTTATTGCCATACATACGGGCAAAAAACTCTTGCGGATTGTTTTGTAATACGGTTTCCACTTCTACCGCTAGCCGTTGTGCCTGTTTGCAGTTCCATTCCGGCCAAATACCAGCATGCACCAGCACATAATCTTCTTCCTCACGGTAAAGAGGTTGCTGGCGTAGCCAGTCAATTAAATTTGTTCTGTCTGGGGCATTGAGAATATCACTGATGGTGTCGCCACGCTTGAGTTTGCCATGACCGTAATGCAATGCGAGTAAATGCAAATCATGATTGCCGAGAATAGTCTGCATACAGCCATCATGCTGTTTGACCAGACGCAATGTGGCCAGAGACTGGGGGCCGCGATTGACTAAGTCACCAGTGAGCCAGATAGTGTCGGTACCGGGATTAAAATTTAGTTTATTTAGAAGCTGTTGAAATTCAGTCAGACAGCCTTGTATATCGCCAATCACATATTGCGCCATATTTACTCTCCAGTTCGTTCAGCTACAGGCAGTCTCAATACTTGCCTGTGCTGAACGAGTCTGACTGTTATTTTTCTAATACTAGTATAGCTTCAGCTTCTACCAGTACGCCTTTAGGTAACGCAGATACTTCTACCGCGGCACGAGCTGGATAGGGTGCAGTAAAGTATTGCGCCATAATTTCGTTGAAGGTGGCAAAATTGCTTAAATCAGTGAGATAGGCGTTTACTTTCACCAGGTCATTCAGATTACCACCGGCTGCCTGTGCTACAGCCTGTAGGTTTTTGAATACTTGATGAGCCTGCTCAGCAAAGCCGCCTGCAACAACTTGCATGGTCTCTGCTACCAAGGGTATCTGTCCAGACAGATATACTGTATCCCCTGCACGGACAGCCTGCGAATATGCGCCGATAGCAGCGGGTGCCTTATCAGTATGAATAATGGTTTTGCTCACAATGCTACTCCTTCGTATTAAAAGGGTTATCAAAAAAATCAGGCTTTCAGAAATAAAGCCAACAAGTCATTGAGAAAACTGCGTCCGAGTGTTGTAGGGCGCAGAAAAAATGGGTTGGCATCTAGTAAACCGCGTTTAACAGCTTCACTGACAGCTTGCCGGATTACCGACAGCGGAAGTCCGGTACGCTCATTGAACCATGCAGTAGGCACACCATCTGTTAAACGTAAAACATTAAGCATGAATTCAAATGGCAAATCCCCGGCAGCAACTGACTGGCGGCTAATGGCGCGTTGTGGTTGCCGCTGCATGCTTTGTATAT
This portion of the Snodgrassella alvi genome encodes:
- the hslV gene encoding ATP-dependent protease subunit HslV; the encoded protein is MQQFDGTTIISVRRGENVAIGGDGQVTLGNTIIKGTARKVRKLYNNQVLAGFAGGTADAFTLIELFESKLQKHQGKLMLAAIELAKEWRTDRALRRLEAMLIVADKKNTLVITGNGDVLEPEQSIAAIGSGGAFAQSAARALMENTELEPEVVVKKSLEIAGDICIYTNQSHTIETL
- a CDS encoding symmetrical bis(5'-nucleosyl)-tetraphosphatase; its protein translation is MAQYVIGDIQGCLTEFQQLLNKLNFNPGTDTIWLTGDLVNRGPQSLATLRLVKQHDGCMQTILGNHDLHLLALHYGHGKLKRGDTISDILNAPDRTNLIDWLRQQPLYREEEDYVLVHAGIWPEWNCKQAQRLAVEVETVLQNNPQEFFARMYGNKPVRWNNNLNGDERLRFITNSFTRMRALTVDGAMDFDYKGMLGDMPSQLMPWFKAPARQNTDRTILFGHWSALGLYHQDNVVCVDTGALWGGSLTAYNLKNGSVVQTPSQTKLNFEN
- a CDS encoding RidA family protein; this encodes MSKTIIHTDKAPAAIGAYSQAVRAGDTVYLSGQIPLVAETMQVVAGGFAEQAHQVFKNLQAVAQAAGGNLNDLVKVNAYLTDLSNFATFNEIMAQYFTAPYPARAAVEVSALPKGVLVEAEAILVLEK
- the purL gene encoding phosphoribosylformylglycinamidine synthase; this translates as MSVVLSLCGEAALSPFRIEKLLQQAAKLQLNCEIQINSEYRYFVASSAEITSDNQQKLLQLLRARPQSSHKLSGTQLLIIPRLGTISPWSSKATDIARNCGLSMIERIERGILYSFSRQLSQQEQDKWQTILHDRMTESVLTSEKEAIKLFHTSSAQSFNYIDVLADDKSALETANRQMGLALSADEIDYLAENYQQLQRNPSDVELMMFAQANSEHCRHKIFNAEFIIDGKTQPQSLFGLIRATHQAHPQGTLVAYKDNSSIITGANIERFYPQPNQQQQYQYNAEETHILMKVETHNHPTAIAPFAGAATGSGGEIRDEGATGKGARPKAGLSGFSVSNLSIPEFTQPWEQYTASRNQYGKPTHISSALDIMLDGPIGSAAFNNEFGRPNLLGYFRTFEELFSGTMRGFHKPIMIAGGLGNIQAQQVFKDTIPAGALLIQLGGPGLLIGLGGGAASSMSTGANHADLDFDSVQRGNPEMERRAQEVIDRCWQMGTDNPVISIHDVGAGGLSNAFPELVNDAGRGATFELRRIPLEEHGLNPLQIWCNEAQERYVLAILPQNLATFQNICQRERCPFAIVGTATDDGQLKLRDDLFDNLPVDISLDVLLGKPPRITRTDCTVTEFIPAFDGSRLDIRESLYRVLRLPTVASKQFLITIGDRSVGGLTHRDQMVGRFQTPVADVAVTKMGFNTLLGEAMSMGEKSPLALFSGAASGRMAIGEAVTNIAAADIGTLDKIKLSANWMAACGFAGEDARLYETVAAVSTLCQQLELSIPVGKDSLSMQTIWHDNGEEKRVVSPLTAVITAFAPVNNVCHTVTPELQNIPDTTLLAIDLGQGHSRMGGSALQQVWKNLTGQAPDVNSASLLADFFRIIQSLIQEQKILAYHDRSDGGLVVTLAEMMFAAHIGVTIDIASLIRQINDQSHNQKLQDAAVRCLFNEELGAVIQIHNTDLASIQETFAKAGMADALHILGHINTTDRLMVHHGNTVLLNENRVDLQKSWSETSYHMQRLRDNPHCADSEFALLEQEHLPRLFAELSFDPAEDIALPFIQRGKQPKAAILREQGVNGQLEMAAAFSRAGFEAYDVHMSDLLTGRVSLDDFQLLAACGGFSYGDVLGAGEGWAKSILFNQQLRQKFAEFFARQDTLTLGVCNGCQMLSNLAEIIPGAQLWPRFRRNISEQFEARLSMVTVPKSTSLILSDMAGSSLPVVVSHGEGRADFSHLPQSDLPSELDIALQYVDGLNQVTNTYPLNPNGSPAGIAGVCSQDGRVTIMMPHPERVFQTAQMSWAPRNWPEMSGWYRLFASARKVLG
- the hslU gene encoding ATP-dependent protease ATPase subunit HslU, producing the protein MSTVVMTPNEIVHELDKHIIGQNQAKRAVAVALRNRYRRSKVAEPLQSEIVPKNILMIGPTGVGKTEIARRLARLANAPFIKVEATKFTEVGYVGRDVDSIIRDLIEIALKNIRSQTIAKNRDRAQDAAENRVLDALLPPPRTVGFAGEPQEAQPENHTRQKFRQMLRKGELDDKEIEVEIAATPSPAMSVMGPPGMEDFTNQLQDMFSNMGQGKTKAQKMKVSAAMKILLDEEAAKLISEDELREQAIKAVEQNGIVFLDEIDKIATDSNRHGGDVSRQGVQRDLLPLVEGTTVQTKYGMIKTDHVLFIASGAFHLSRPSDLIPELQGRFPIRVELKNLSVDDFKAILTSTNANLTEQYTALLATDDVKLQFTEDGIARIAEIAFQVNEKTENIGARRLHTVMEKLLEEVSFEAPAGDIAIDAAYVNARLQDIVEDEDLARYVL
- a CDS encoding biotin transporter BioY, with the protein product MITTLTQTHQPYLQQRYLITGWQYQLLATTIAALMMALSANISIPLQPVPLSLQSLAVLLTGAGLGRKLGVLAILEYLLLGACGLPFFAGGHGGINVLVSASAGYLYGFVVSAYLAGLAAERGYDRHFLSGLCAFALAHQIIFVFGVVYLAFYLHIGIYHAVELGYLPFAGFDLLKFFIASLIMFALWRHSGSLNH
- a CDS encoding P-II family nitrogen regulator, with product MKKIEAIVKPFKLDDVREALSDVGFSGMTVSEVKGFGRQKGHTEIYRGAEYAVDFLPKVKIELVLPDDRVEQAIETIVAAAHSGKIGDGKIFVLPVEEAVRIRTGEQNESAI